Proteins co-encoded in one Blastocatellia bacterium genomic window:
- the aspS gene encoding aspartate--tRNA ligase, producing MKRTHTCGALRAEHEGREVVLTGWVHRRRDLGPLTFIDLRDRFGITQIVFNEERNAEAHSLAKQLRSEYVIAVRGQVAHRPPETVNPKLETGEIEVLADELFIHNTAKTPPIPVANDSKAETSEELRLKYRYLDLRRPRMQRNLILRHRVALAIRRYMDEQGFLEIETPMLIKTTPEGARDFIVPSRLHPGHFYALPQSPQLFKQLLIMAGYDRYFQIVRCFRDEDLRADRQPEFTQLDIEMAFPTRDDVIGLIEPLMQQLCALIGVRVETPFPRLSYAEAMDRYGSDKPDTRFGLELVDLTEPFRRSAFTPFAGAVEQGGLVKAIVVPGGARYTRKQLDELAQLVRRYDVDGLPWIKLEEPETKSSLMKSLGDIGVESIARAAGAQRGDAILLVGGRKDDTLSAAGALRLEIGRRESLIDTRLFNFLWITDFPMFEWDPNDHRWNAMHHPFTSPMDEDLDRLESDPASVRAKAYDLVLNGVELGGGSIRIHRPDVQQRVFRAIGLTEESARQKFGFLLDALEFGAPPHGGIALGLDRLVMLLAGEQSIREVIAFPKTANATDLMIDSPSEVSEAQLQELGIAIVPADARAIK from the coding sequence ATGAAACGAACTCATACCTGCGGCGCGCTGCGTGCCGAGCATGAAGGACGGGAAGTTGTACTGACGGGCTGGGTACATCGCCGCCGTGACTTAGGACCACTGACGTTCATTGACCTGCGCGACCGCTTTGGCATCACGCAGATCGTCTTCAATGAAGAACGCAACGCCGAGGCACACAGCTTGGCTAAGCAGCTTCGCAGCGAATACGTGATCGCTGTGCGTGGTCAGGTTGCGCATCGTCCACCCGAAACGGTCAATCCTAAACTCGAAACCGGCGAGATCGAAGTGCTCGCCGACGAGCTCTTCATTCATAACACCGCTAAAACGCCGCCGATTCCTGTTGCGAATGACAGCAAAGCCGAGACCAGTGAGGAACTCCGACTCAAATATCGCTACCTGGACCTGCGTCGTCCACGCATGCAGCGGAATCTCATCCTGCGTCATCGCGTCGCACTGGCGATTCGCCGCTATATGGATGAGCAAGGCTTCTTGGAAATCGAGACGCCTATGCTGATTAAGACGACGCCGGAAGGCGCCCGCGATTTCATCGTGCCGAGCCGGCTTCATCCGGGGCACTTTTATGCCCTTCCCCAATCGCCGCAACTGTTCAAGCAATTGTTAATCATGGCCGGCTACGACCGCTATTTCCAAATTGTGCGCTGCTTCCGGGATGAAGATTTGCGCGCTGACCGACAACCGGAATTCACTCAATTGGACATTGAGATGGCGTTTCCCACCCGCGACGACGTCATCGGGTTGATCGAACCCCTCATGCAGCAACTATGCGCCCTGATCGGCGTCCGCGTCGAAACGCCATTTCCCCGTCTGAGCTATGCCGAAGCAATGGACCGCTATGGCAGCGATAAGCCCGACACTCGCTTTGGCCTTGAATTGGTTGATCTGACCGAGCCGTTCCGACGAAGCGCGTTTACGCCGTTTGCCGGCGCTGTTGAGCAGGGCGGTTTGGTCAAAGCAATCGTCGTGCCCGGCGGCGCCCGCTACACGCGCAAGCAGTTGGACGAACTCGCTCAACTGGTCAGGCGATACGACGTGGACGGTCTGCCTTGGATCAAGTTGGAAGAGCCGGAAACTAAATCATCGCTGATGAAATCACTCGGCGACATCGGCGTCGAAAGCATCGCGCGCGCAGCAGGAGCGCAGCGAGGCGATGCCATTCTGCTGGTGGGTGGACGCAAAGACGACACATTATCTGCTGCCGGCGCGTTGCGATTGGAGATCGGGCGACGCGAATCACTGATTGACACACGGCTGTTCAACTTTCTCTGGATCACCGATTTTCCCATGTTTGAATGGGACCCGAATGATCACCGCTGGAACGCCATGCATCATCCATTCACTTCGCCGATGGACGAAGACCTCGACCGACTGGAAAGTGACCCAGCGTCGGTACGGGCCAAAGCCTATGACCTGGTGCTCAACGGCGTTGAATTGGGCGGCGGCTCTATTCGAATTCACCGACCCGACGTGCAACAACGGGTCTTCCGCGCAATCGGATTGACCGAAGAAAGCGCGCGACAAAAATTTGGATTCCTGTTGGACGCGCTGGAATTCGGCGCGCCACCGCACGGCGGCATTGCGCTCGGACTCGACCGATTGGTGATGTTACTGGCCGGCGAGCAATCCATCCGCGAAGTCATCGCCTTTCCCAAAACAGCCAATGCAACCGATCTGATGATTGATTCGCCCAGCGAAGTCTCCGAAGCGCAACTTCAAGAACTCGGCATTGCGATTGTGCCGGCTGATGCACGGGCAATCAAGTAG
- the egtB gene encoding ergothioneine biosynthesis protein EgtB — MMDTVSTPRTQTVPLSRKEISAWGCPGELTRAAAILVYKAVRQQTERLCQPLATEDYVIQSVPDVSPPKWHLAHTTWFFETFLLVPFVPRYHVHHLQYGYLFNSYYETVGTFYPRAQRGLLARPTVKEVYAYRASVDEQMGEAIETVAEEHWKEFARRLQLGLNHEQQHQELLLTDIKHNFAVNPLRPAYHDAPAQPQRTPSPLTWLEYAGGVEEIGYDGDGFAFDNETPRHRVYVGEYRLASRLVTNGEYLAFMDAGGYERPELWLSDGWRAVKEKGWKAPLYWEQIDGAWWVMTLAGMQRLNEHEPVCHVSYYEADAFARWAGKRLPTEAEWELAARHQPIQGNFVESGHLHPIVAEPGATQLYGDVWEWTQSSYSPYPGFQPPAGALGEYNGKFMCNQLVLRGGSCATPISHIRPTYRNFFYPADRWQFMGIRLAE, encoded by the coding sequence ATGATGGACACAGTAAGCACGCCCCGAACACAAACAGTCCCACTGTCTCGCAAGGAAATATCAGCTTGGGGCTGCCCAGGTGAACTAACGCGCGCCGCCGCCATACTGGTCTATAAGGCAGTTCGTCAGCAAACCGAGCGACTCTGTCAGCCACTCGCAACGGAAGACTATGTCATTCAATCCGTCCCTGACGTGAGTCCTCCGAAATGGCATTTAGCGCATACCACTTGGTTTTTTGAAACGTTCTTATTGGTCCCGTTTGTGCCACGCTATCATGTTCATCACCTTCAATACGGTTACCTGTTCAATTCATACTACGAGACGGTCGGCACGTTTTATCCACGAGCGCAACGGGGCTTGTTGGCTCGCCCGACAGTCAAAGAGGTCTATGCATATCGAGCCAGTGTGGACGAGCAGATGGGCGAAGCGATTGAGACAGTGGCTGAGGAGCACTGGAAGGAGTTTGCGAGACGGCTGCAACTCGGTTTGAATCACGAGCAGCAACATCAAGAGCTATTGCTGACGGACATCAAGCATAACTTTGCCGTCAATCCGTTGCGACCAGCCTATCATGACGCGCCGGCGCAACCGCAGCGGACGCCCTCGCCGTTAACTTGGTTGGAGTATGCCGGCGGCGTTGAAGAAATCGGCTATGACGGCGATGGCTTCGCGTTCGATAATGAGACGCCTCGACATCGTGTCTATGTTGGCGAATACCGGTTGGCCTCGCGATTGGTGACCAATGGAGAATATCTGGCTTTCATGGATGCCGGCGGATACGAGCGTCCCGAACTCTGGCTCTCGGATGGGTGGCGAGCCGTGAAGGAAAAAGGTTGGAAGGCGCCGCTCTACTGGGAGCAGATAGATGGAGCATGGTGGGTGATGACGCTGGCCGGGATGCAGCGGCTTAACGAACATGAACCTGTCTGTCATGTGAGTTACTACGAAGCCGACGCCTTTGCGCGGTGGGCTGGCAAGCGGCTTCCGACGGAAGCTGAATGGGAGCTGGCCGCGCGCCATCAGCCGATTCAGGGCAATTTTGTCGAATCTGGTCACCTGCATCCGATCGTGGCGGAGCCGGGCGCGACACAGTTGTATGGCGATGTCTGGGAGTGGACGCAGAGTTCCTATAGCCCGTATCCTGGCTTCCAACCTCCTGCCGGCGCGCTTGGTGAATACAACGGCAAATTCATGTGCAACCAGTTGGTCTTGCGTGGCGGCTCCTGTGCAACGCCAATATCACATATTCGACCGACGTACCGGAATTTCTTTTACCCGGCCGACCGCTGGCAATTCATGGGTATTCGGCTTGCTGAGTGA
- a CDS encoding gamma carbonic anhydrase family protein, protein MIHPFNGIYPQIAQTAFVHEQATVIGDVHIGENSSIWPGVVLRGDLYFIRIGSHSNIQDNSTLHVVTGIYPVVVGDYVTVGHNVVLHGCTVKDRALIGMGAIVLDGAVVEEQAFVAAGALVAPGQVIPPRMLAVGSPAKAIRPLNDDDIMRMEMACQSYLYLKDAYLNESGQMSKNS, encoded by the coding sequence ATGATTCATCCGTTTAACGGCATCTACCCGCAGATTGCACAGACTGCTTTTGTTCATGAGCAAGCAACCGTCATTGGAGATGTCCACATCGGTGAGAACAGCTCGATTTGGCCGGGCGTGGTTCTTCGCGGCGACTTGTATTTTATTCGCATTGGCAGCCACTCTAATATCCAGGACAACTCGACGCTCCATGTGGTCACAGGCATTTATCCTGTGGTTGTCGGTGACTATGTGACCGTCGGGCACAACGTGGTGCTGCATGGATGCACGGTGAAAGACCGTGCACTGATCGGCATGGGAGCTATTGTCTTGGACGGCGCTGTCGTTGAAGAACAGGCATTCGTTGCTGCCGGAGCGTTGGTTGCCCCAGGGCAAGTCATCCCGCCGCGCATGCTCGCTGTGGGCTCACCGGCGAAGGCCATTCGTCCATTAAACGACGATGACATCATGCGCATGGAAATGGCTTGCCAGAGCTATCTCTACTTGAAGGATGCGTATTTGAACGAATCCGGTCAGATGTCGAAAAATTCATAA
- a CDS encoding HU family DNA-binding protein yields MAEKKPMSKAQLVEHVATGAGIKKADAKTLLDNLASLAAKEVKRSGQFVFPGLGKLVLAKRKARIGRNPRTGEEIKIPAKTVLKFRIAKSLKDSVLPKK; encoded by the coding sequence ATGGCTGAAAAGAAACCAATGTCTAAGGCACAATTAGTCGAGCATGTTGCGACTGGGGCAGGCATTAAGAAAGCAGATGCCAAAACACTTCTTGATAACCTCGCTTCACTGGCTGCCAAAGAAGTGAAGCGCTCCGGTCAATTCGTTTTTCCGGGCCTCGGCAAGCTTGTTCTGGCTAAACGGAAAGCTCGTATTGGCCGGAATCCTCGAACGGGTGAAGAGATCAAAATCCCGGCCAAGACGGTGTTGAAATTTCGTATTGCCAAATCCTTGAAGGATTCTGTATTGCCAAAGAAATGA
- a CDS encoding cytochrome c biogenesis protein ResB: protein MAESNTQINVEREAIAAPRPSINLIDRVLGYLSSVRLGITLMLVLIFFSILGTVIMQYNIDGFEKYYASLTPSERQLYHTLGLFDLYHTWWFNTLMILFALNLVLVSIDIFPKAWRFVAEPAVRVTPSFVRSQPVHRSFQLSSEQGVIERVTEAMRALRYKVQVTRDEAGVTVFGQKGVWNRFLVFVVHIAVIIILAAAFVGSRWGYEGVIPLAPGESTNTMRISGAPILGIPDRTHTLPFQMECTNIRVDLKDPDGPLAQGNFRNWYTDVTFIKDGRREPATIYLNHPYDYEGYRFFQASFSPNGGEASDVTVDIQAPDGTVRTVKLERNKPVTVDGIGQVTFTKFRANVLNDAPEAQDYSRPVANLEIVKPSGEKTSTAAFTAETLELIKKQSAMAEMVARLPVDGHTFVLKEFSRTPAFHVLQVQYDPGVDWTYFGYFLLCASLVAVFLFSHERMWAVIENKPDQPPALHLGGHTNRNQLSFENKFTRFVEQLGIPGAAEITDKNNTAQAAPAEADEKNPT, encoded by the coding sequence ATGGCAGAAAGCAATACCCAAATCAATGTCGAACGAGAAGCGATTGCGGCGCCGCGGCCTTCGATCAACCTGATAGATCGCGTCCTGGGCTACCTGAGTTCGGTTCGGCTTGGTATTACCCTGATGTTGGTGCTGATCTTTTTCTCCATCTTGGGCACTGTCATCATGCAATACAATATTGATGGCTTTGAGAAATACTATGCCTCATTGACGCCGTCCGAACGCCAACTCTATCACACGTTGGGATTATTCGATTTGTACCATACATGGTGGTTCAACACCTTGATGATTTTGTTTGCGCTCAATTTGGTGCTGGTCTCGATTGACATCTTTCCTAAAGCATGGCGATTTGTTGCTGAGCCGGCGGTGCGGGTTACGCCGTCGTTTGTGCGGTCGCAGCCGGTTCATCGTTCATTTCAGTTGAGCAGTGAGCAGGGCGTGATTGAGCGGGTGACTGAAGCGATGCGCGCGCTCCGCTACAAGGTGCAGGTCACACGGGATGAAGCCGGCGTGACGGTCTTTGGTCAAAAGGGTGTTTGGAACCGATTCCTGGTGTTTGTGGTTCATATCGCCGTCATCATCATCTTGGCAGCGGCGTTTGTTGGGAGCCGTTGGGGCTATGAGGGCGTGATCCCGTTGGCGCCGGGTGAGTCAACTAATACCATGCGTATATCCGGCGCGCCGATCCTGGGCATTCCTGATCGCACTCATACGCTGCCGTTCCAGATGGAATGCACTAACATTCGCGTGGACTTAAAAGATCCTGACGGACCGCTGGCGCAGGGCAATTTTCGCAATTGGTATACGGACGTGACGTTCATTAAGGATGGTCGGCGAGAGCCAGCGACAATCTATCTGAACCATCCGTATGATTACGAAGGCTATCGGTTTTTCCAAGCCAGTTTTTCTCCTAATGGTGGCGAAGCTAGCGACGTTACTGTTGATATTCAAGCGCCCGATGGCACGGTCCGCACAGTGAAGCTGGAACGCAATAAACCTGTTACCGTTGACGGCATCGGTCAAGTGACGTTCACCAAATTCCGCGCCAACGTACTGAATGACGCTCCCGAAGCGCAGGATTACAGCCGACCCGTCGCCAACTTGGAGATCGTCAAACCAAGCGGTGAAAAGACCTCAACGGCGGCGTTCACGGCTGAAACGTTGGAGCTGATCAAAAAGCAGAGCGCCATGGCGGAGATGGTCGCCCGCCTCCCTGTTGATGGACACACGTTTGTCCTGAAGGAATTTTCGCGGACCCCAGCATTCCATGTGCTGCAGGTGCAGTATGACCCGGGTGTGGACTGGACATACTTTGGCTACTTCTTGTTGTGCGCCTCGCTCGTGGCGGTGTTCCTCTTTTCGCATGAACGGATGTGGGCCGTGATTGAGAACAAGCCGGATCAGCCGCCTGCCTTGCATCTGGGTGGTCATACCAATCGGAACCAGTTGAGCTTTGAAAACAAGTTCACTCGTTTTGTTGAGCAACTGGGGATTCCGGGCGCTGCGGAAATCACCGACAAGAACAACACGGCGCAGGCCGCGCCGGCTGAGGCTGACGAGAAAAATCCTACTTGA
- a CDS encoding cysteine synthase, with the protein MDYKNSVLELIGRTPLVKLNKLTRGIDALVLAKMESHNPGGSVKDRIGIAMIDAAEREGRLKPGGTVVEATSGNTGIGLALVCAIRGYKAIFVMTDKCSQEKVRYLKALGGDVVITPVAAKPGTPDHYVSVARRIAEETPNAILVFQYGNPANPEAHYRTTGPELWEQTDGRITHFVSGIGTGGTISGVGRYLKEKNPKIKVIGADPYGSVFKTYKETGRLTEASPYLVEGIGQEIIPANVHMEYIDEIINVTDQDSFHMARRLGREEGIFCGGSTGTNAWVALKIAKQLSKNDVVVFIVCDTGERYLTKFHSDEWMREKRMFGFDKMTLGLLVQTKDRTMTPSLVAVAPTDLVSDALQKMNTYGLSQLPVLEGGESVGSVRESRLLSKVVKNRELINAPVSEVMEAPFPVLSGNLETERAISCLKNSPAVLVQEYGRIIGILTRYDVLDVQS; encoded by the coding sequence ATGGATTATAAAAATAGCGTTCTGGAACTGATCGGACGCACGCCGCTTGTCAAGCTCAACAAACTCACTCGTGGCATAGATGCACTCGTGCTAGCCAAGATGGAGTCTCACAATCCTGGTGGGAGTGTGAAAGATCGCATCGGCATTGCCATGATTGACGCCGCTGAGCGTGAAGGTCGCCTCAAGCCGGGCGGCACGGTCGTCGAAGCCACCAGTGGCAATACCGGCATTGGATTGGCGTTGGTCTGCGCAATTCGCGGCTATAAAGCCATCTTCGTCATGACAGACAAGTGCAGTCAAGAAAAAGTCCGTTACCTGAAAGCACTGGGCGGCGATGTCGTGATCACACCAGTGGCGGCCAAGCCGGGCACGCCCGATCATTACGTCAGCGTGGCCCGGCGTATCGCTGAAGAAACTCCCAACGCCATACTCGTATTCCAATACGGCAATCCGGCTAATCCCGAAGCGCACTACCGAACAACGGGGCCAGAGCTGTGGGAACAAACTGACGGTCGCATCACCCATTTCGTCTCAGGCATCGGCACCGGCGGCACTATCAGCGGCGTCGGGCGATACTTGAAAGAGAAAAATCCGAAAATTAAAGTCATCGGCGCCGACCCGTATGGTTCTGTCTTCAAAACCTACAAAGAGACCGGCCGATTGACCGAAGCGTCACCTTATCTGGTCGAAGGCATCGGTCAAGAAATTATCCCGGCCAACGTCCACATGGAATACATTGACGAGATTATCAATGTCACCGACCAAGACTCATTCCACATGGCGCGACGACTCGGTCGTGAAGAAGGTATTTTCTGCGGCGGCAGCACCGGCACGAATGCCTGGGTGGCCCTGAAAATAGCCAAGCAACTTTCTAAGAACGATGTAGTCGTGTTCATCGTCTGTGACACCGGCGAACGCTACCTGACGAAGTTCCACTCCGATGAGTGGATGAGAGAGAAACGTATGTTCGGCTTCGACAAAATGACACTCGGCTTGCTGGTGCAGACCAAGGATCGAACGATGACGCCCAGTCTGGTTGCTGTCGCGCCCACTGATCTGGTCAGCGATGCCCTGCAAAAGATGAACACCTATGGCTTGTCGCAACTGCCCGTGCTGGAAGGCGGCGAATCTGTCGGCAGCGTGCGCGAAAGCCGACTGCTGAGCAAAGTCGTCAAGAACCGCGAATTGATCAACGCACCGGTCAGCGAGGTGATGGAAGCGCCGTTCCCCGTGCTCAGCGGGAACCTGGAAACGGAACGTGCGATCAGTTGTCTGAAAAACTCTCCGGCTGTGCTGGTTCAGGAGTATGGCCGGATCATTGGCATCCTCACGCGCTATGATGTGCTGGACGTGCAATCTTAG
- a CDS encoding SUMF1/EgtB/PvdO family nonheme iron enzyme produces MTIGLLLVCCFLPQMLLRAQHNLPSAEGVLVVVTDPPGAEVMLDGVVRGVTEPERGLVLNGLKSGAYTLVVHKQWHRSVQRRVVIEPGKRTVLNLALGRPIGFLSVRASLPHVRIEVKGIGVYQQELHRQEVPVGKYQVKIEGPGIPVRVQTVDVTAGVETDLFFDLGPEAQPSKPEIKVTPIEIPNRGRADRPLLKAGDRYGVLVRGYLIPEVVALPGGSFLMGSDSGGEDEKPVHEVYLDPFDMGRVLVTNAQFKAFCDATKREYPADPPEWGNYFNGYPDHPVVNVSWEDAMAYCEWLSKITGAKYRLPTEAQWEYAARGGLTGKKYPWGDDDPKGRANYLEGQIPFGVPTTRVASYAPNGYGLYDMAGNVWQLCWDFYDVSYYRSGNTRNPQGPPEGGNRVARGGAWLYGPSSLRCAVRLQVSPFMQHETIGFRVALVRS; encoded by the coding sequence ATGACGATAGGTTTACTACTGGTTTGTTGCTTTCTGCCGCAGATGTTGCTGCGTGCTCAACACAACCTGCCGTCCGCTGAAGGGGTTCTCGTTGTTGTCACAGACCCGCCCGGCGCAGAAGTGATGCTCGATGGTGTCGTGCGTGGGGTGACGGAGCCGGAGCGTGGATTGGTATTGAATGGTCTGAAGTCCGGCGCATATACGCTGGTGGTTCACAAACAATGGCATCGGTCTGTGCAACGCCGAGTGGTGATTGAGCCGGGTAAGCGGACGGTCCTCAATCTGGCGCTTGGGCGACCGATTGGGTTTCTCAGTGTTCGCGCCAGTTTGCCTCATGTGCGAATTGAGGTCAAAGGAATCGGCGTATATCAGCAGGAGCTTCATCGGCAAGAGGTCCCTGTGGGTAAATATCAGGTCAAGATCGAAGGCCCTGGCATCCCTGTCCGTGTGCAGACTGTAGACGTGACGGCTGGTGTAGAAACTGATCTGTTTTTCGATCTCGGTCCTGAGGCTCAACCGAGTAAGCCGGAGATCAAAGTCACGCCGATTGAAATTCCGAACCGTGGTCGCGCGGACCGTCCGTTGTTAAAAGCCGGTGATCGCTACGGCGTGCTCGTTCGAGGGTATTTAATTCCGGAGGTGGTGGCGCTTCCGGGTGGGTCATTCCTGATGGGCAGCGACTCAGGTGGAGAGGACGAAAAGCCGGTTCATGAGGTTTACCTCGATCCGTTTGATATGGGGCGCGTGCTCGTTACCAATGCTCAGTTCAAGGCCTTCTGCGATGCGACAAAACGCGAGTACCCAGCCGACCCGCCTGAATGGGGCAATTACTTCAACGGCTATCCTGACCATCCTGTGGTGAATGTCAGTTGGGAAGATGCCATGGCCTATTGTGAATGGCTTTCAAAGATCACGGGAGCGAAGTATCGGCTGCCGACAGAAGCCCAGTGGGAGTATGCTGCCCGCGGTGGGCTGACAGGTAAGAAATATCCTTGGGGTGACGACGACCCGAAAGGCCGCGCTAACTATTTGGAAGGGCAGATTCCATTTGGTGTGCCGACGACGCGCGTGGCCAGCTATGCACCGAATGGATATGGCTTGTATGACATGGCTGGCAATGTGTGGCAGTTGTGTTGGGATTTTTATGATGTCAGCTACTATCGCAGTGGCAATACCCGAAATCCTCAAGGGCCTCCTGAAGGCGGCAATAGAGTCGCTCGTGGCGGCGCTTGGCTTTACGGTCCGTCGTCTCTTCGGTGCGCTGTTCGATTGCAGGTCTCTCCGTTTATGCAGCATGAGACGATTGGTTTTCGGGTCGCGCTGGTGCGCTCCTGA
- the rho gene encoding transcription termination factor Rho translates to MVEAAYRTNTRGQQAVAVPSASRGEYIIPIEGVLEVVPQGHGFLLSPDNSYLPSPEDIYVAPSQIRRFKLRTGDIVRGECRPPRDGEEYFALVRIHSVNFEQPEKRLETMAFEDWVPLYPQEQLRLETTQQNLAGRVIDLLMPIGKGQRGLIVAPPRTGKTMILQSVATSITTNHPEVTLFVLLIDERPEEVTDWERRVKGEIISSTFDEPAERHVHIASIVLEKAKRLVEYGHDVVILLDSLTRLARAHNTISERSGKTLSGGVESTALQQPKRFFGAARNLEESGSLTILATALIDTGSRMDDVIFEEFKGTGNMELHLDRELVDKRIFPAINIHKSGTRKEELLLDPEALRRVIALRRVLTTLSHVEAMQLMLEKLSKTKDNARFLASINV, encoded by the coding sequence ATGGTGGAAGCAGCTTATAGAACGAATACACGCGGACAACAGGCGGTGGCTGTGCCATCTGCATCTAGAGGGGAGTATATCATCCCGATTGAGGGGGTTTTGGAGGTCGTACCGCAGGGGCATGGTTTTCTTCTTTCGCCTGACAACTCCTACTTGCCAAGCCCAGAAGATATTTATGTGGCCCCATCGCAGATCAGGCGGTTTAAGCTTCGCACCGGGGACATCGTCAGAGGCGAGTGCCGCCCGCCACGCGATGGAGAAGAGTATTTCGCGCTGGTGCGCATTCACTCGGTCAATTTTGAGCAACCAGAAAAGCGCCTCGAAACAATGGCCTTTGAAGACTGGGTGCCACTTTATCCGCAAGAACAGTTGCGATTGGAGACAACTCAGCAAAATCTGGCTGGGCGAGTGATTGATTTGCTAATGCCCATCGGCAAGGGGCAACGTGGGCTGATTGTTGCACCGCCGCGCACCGGCAAAACGATGATTCTTCAGTCGGTGGCCACATCCATCACCACCAACCATCCAGAGGTCACGTTGTTCGTCTTACTGATTGATGAACGACCTGAAGAAGTGACTGATTGGGAGCGTCGGGTTAAAGGAGAGATCATCAGTTCAACCTTCGACGAGCCAGCCGAGCGTCATGTGCATATTGCCTCGATTGTCTTGGAGAAGGCCAAACGGTTGGTTGAGTATGGGCACGATGTGGTGATCCTGCTCGATTCGTTGACGCGACTGGCGCGCGCCCACAATACGATCTCCGAACGGTCGGGGAAAACCTTGTCTGGCGGTGTTGAATCCACCGCATTGCAGCAGCCTAAGCGATTTTTCGGCGCGGCCCGCAACCTGGAAGAATCCGGCAGCTTGACGATCCTAGCGACGGCGTTGATTGACACCGGCTCGCGGATGGATGATGTGATTTTTGAGGAGTTCAAAGGCACAGGCAACATGGAACTGCATCTGGACCGCGAGTTGGTTGATAAGCGCATTTTCCCGGCCATTAACATTCACAAATCAGGGACGCGAAAAGAAGAACTCTTGCTTGACCCGGAAGCCTTGCGACGAGTGATCGCCCTGCGGCGCGTGTTGACCACGTTGTCGCATGTTGAAGCCATGCAGTTAATGTTAGAAAAACTGAGCAAGACAAAAGACAATGCTCGATTCCTCGCATCTATTAACGTTTGA
- a CDS encoding TIGR04282 family arsenosugar biosynthesis glycosyltransferase — translation MDAQSAEALVIVAKYPEVGQVKTRLAKHFGDEPACRLYRAFIRDLEATFGNNPRPLYWAYTPPSSHFASVVRAGSRCFPQEGARLSERLLNIFRRLLAAGYQRVVVMGSDAPQMRREWVEEAFTALTHVDTVLAPAEDGGYNLIGMKEAHDVFSYVPMSTAHVLADTLERIRKLGLSVHLLPTSFDVDEIEDVEKLRQLIKQDSGHLIHTREVLRQLEE, via the coding sequence ATGGACGCACAGTCAGCGGAGGCGCTCGTCATCGTCGCAAAATATCCCGAAGTCGGTCAGGTGAAGACTCGTTTGGCAAAGCACTTCGGTGACGAGCCAGCATGTCGCTTATATCGAGCCTTCATCCGCGACCTCGAAGCGACGTTTGGTAACAACCCGCGCCCGCTCTATTGGGCCTATACGCCCCCCTCGTCTCACTTTGCATCCGTGGTTCGCGCCGGTAGCCGTTGTTTCCCTCAAGAAGGCGCGCGGCTGAGCGAGCGCCTTCTCAATATCTTTCGGAGACTGCTTGCAGCAGGCTACCAGCGCGTAGTCGTCATGGGTTCTGATGCTCCACAGATGCGACGCGAATGGGTCGAGGAAGCATTCACAGCATTAACACACGTGGACACGGTGCTGGCGCCGGCAGAAGACGGCGGCTACAACTTAATTGGCATGAAAGAAGCTCACGATGTGTTCTCCTATGTCCCAATGAGCACAGCACATGTTCTGGCCGACACACTGGAGCGAATCCGAAAGCTTGGATTGTCCGTCCATTTGTTACCGACTTCATTTGATGTTGACGAGATCGAAGACGTAGAAAAGCTTCGCCAGTTGATCAAGCAAGACAGCGGTCATCTGATCCATACTCGCGAGGTTTTGAGGCAATTGGAAGAATGA